A region from the Sandaracinus amylolyticus genome encodes:
- a CDS encoding M16 family metallopeptidase has product MRFVEEVPFGEALRIQRWVLGNGLTILVLPDPAAPVVSYHTWLRVGSSHEKPGKTGQAHLLEHLMFHETKTLAQGEFDRLLEAAGGETNAATWVDWTYYYENLPASEIALAVRLESDRMSNLVLAKDKVASEKQVVTSERRDRVEDDVEGKVSEVLYATAFGKEHPYGWPTIGWMDDIEAFTASDCRSFYRTNYAPNGATLVVVGDVEIEPLLAMIQEHYGTLAPSKLTTHDAPPAPRQRSERRKDVAWPTPTPKIAVGWHAPGYASFDHAVLTVIDQLLVGGRSSRLWKELVREKELAAEVRMSLSPFRHGGLVDLWLSAREGASIDKCFAIAEKHLKRLKKELVDDDELAKVKNRLELGFLSGLETVSGKAEQIGFSETVVGDPRHSFTRLAEYRRVTSDDVRRVAREVFDDRRRTIVRVTPKERRTASRKRSAA; this is encoded by the coding sequence GTGCGCTTCGTCGAGGAGGTCCCGTTCGGCGAAGCGCTGCGCATCCAGCGCTGGGTGCTCGGCAACGGGCTGACGATCCTCGTGCTGCCCGATCCCGCGGCGCCGGTGGTCTCGTACCACACGTGGCTGCGCGTCGGCTCGAGCCACGAGAAGCCCGGAAAGACGGGCCAGGCGCACCTGCTCGAGCACCTGATGTTCCACGAGACGAAGACGCTCGCGCAGGGCGAATTCGATCGTCTGCTCGAGGCCGCGGGCGGCGAGACGAACGCCGCGACGTGGGTCGACTGGACCTACTACTACGAGAACCTGCCCGCCTCGGAGATCGCGCTCGCGGTGCGCCTCGAGAGCGACCGCATGTCGAACCTCGTGCTCGCGAAGGACAAGGTCGCGAGCGAGAAGCAGGTCGTCACGTCGGAGCGCCGCGACCGCGTGGAGGACGACGTCGAGGGCAAGGTCAGCGAGGTCCTCTACGCGACCGCGTTCGGCAAGGAGCACCCCTACGGCTGGCCGACGATCGGCTGGATGGACGACATCGAGGCGTTCACCGCGTCGGACTGTCGCTCGTTCTATCGAACGAATTACGCGCCGAACGGCGCGACGCTCGTGGTCGTCGGCGACGTCGAGATCGAGCCGCTGCTCGCGATGATCCAGGAGCACTACGGCACGCTCGCGCCGTCGAAGCTCACGACGCACGACGCGCCCCCCGCGCCGCGGCAGCGCAGCGAGCGCCGCAAGGACGTCGCGTGGCCGACGCCGACGCCGAAGATCGCGGTGGGCTGGCACGCGCCGGGGTACGCGTCGTTCGATCACGCGGTCCTCACGGTGATCGATCAGCTGCTCGTCGGTGGTCGCTCGTCGCGGCTCTGGAAGGAGCTCGTGCGCGAGAAGGAGCTCGCGGCCGAGGTGCGCATGTCGCTCTCGCCGTTCCGCCACGGCGGGCTCGTCGATCTCTGGCTCTCGGCGCGCGAGGGCGCGTCGATCGACAAGTGCTTCGCGATCGCCGAGAAGCACCTCAAGCGACTGAAGAAGGAGCTCGTCGACGACGACGAGCTCGCGAAGGTGAAGAACCGCCTCGAGCTCGGGTTCCTCTCGGGGCTCGAGACGGTCTCGGGCAAGGCCGAGCAGATCGGCTTCTCGGAGACGGTCGTGGGCGATCCGCGGCACAGCTTCACGCGGCTCGCGGAGTACCGGCGCGTCACGTCGGACGACGTGCGTCGCGTCGCGCGCGAGGTCTTCGACGATCGCCGCCGCACCATCGTGCGCGTGACGCCGAAGGAGCGTCGCACGGCGTCGCGAAAGCGCAGCGCAGCGTGA
- a CDS encoding M16 family metallopeptidase, whose translation MTTSRRPTAPAPDAPWGPRWTTDAGMTVLLEESHAIPLVDVEVVLKTGALFDPPGKEGLGRLAARLLRMGTKRLKAEDVDEAIDSMGAALSVDVAHSMVRIHASVIRRSLPDLLELLGQLVCAPALRGADLGLVQRETIADLLSQRDNDRWLASRGFRAHLFGEHPYARPTFGTADTITKVSRGDVADFLGAHVVGENIVLGVAGDVTEGELRAMVDRAFAKVPRGRAPEVTLPVPVIAKGRRVLVVDKPERTQTQIFLGTLGTRLADPVFYPLVLANTAFGGTFTSRLVNEVRSKRGWSYAASARLGADRQREAWSLYTHPSAENAIDCIALELELIEKFVDEGISAPELSNARDYLVKSHAFDRDTAAKRLEPRLDAEVQSMPAEFYTHFVTSVGAVTLPRANEAVRARLSHEDLSIVLVATAAPLLDRLQRLPGVREVSVLPFDSL comes from the coding sequence GTGACGACGTCTCGACGTCCCACCGCTCCGGCGCCCGACGCGCCGTGGGGCCCGCGATGGACGACCGACGCGGGGATGACCGTGCTCCTCGAGGAGAGCCACGCGATCCCGCTCGTCGACGTCGAGGTCGTGCTGAAGACCGGCGCGCTCTTCGATCCCCCGGGCAAGGAAGGGCTCGGTCGCCTCGCGGCGCGCCTGCTCCGCATGGGCACGAAGCGCCTGAAGGCGGAGGACGTCGACGAGGCGATCGACTCGATGGGCGCCGCGCTCAGCGTCGACGTGGCGCACTCGATGGTGCGCATCCATGCGTCGGTGATCCGCCGCAGCCTGCCCGACCTGCTGGAGCTGCTGGGTCAGCTCGTCTGTGCGCCCGCGCTGCGCGGCGCGGATCTCGGCCTCGTGCAGCGCGAGACGATCGCGGATCTGCTGAGCCAGCGCGACAACGATCGCTGGCTCGCGAGCCGCGGCTTCCGCGCGCACCTCTTCGGCGAGCACCCGTACGCGCGCCCGACGTTCGGCACCGCGGACACGATCACGAAGGTGTCGCGCGGCGACGTCGCGGACTTCCTCGGGGCGCACGTGGTCGGCGAGAACATCGTGCTCGGCGTGGCCGGCGACGTGACCGAGGGCGAGCTGCGCGCGATGGTCGATCGCGCGTTCGCGAAGGTGCCGCGCGGCCGCGCGCCCGAGGTGACGCTCCCGGTGCCGGTGATCGCGAAGGGCCGCCGCGTGCTCGTCGTCGACAAGCCCGAGCGCACGCAGACGCAGATCTTCCTCGGCACGCTCGGCACGCGCCTCGCCGACCCGGTCTTCTATCCGCTCGTCCTCGCGAACACCGCGTTCGGCGGCACGTTCACGTCGCGCCTCGTCAACGAAGTGCGCAGCAAGCGTGGCTGGAGCTACGCGGCGAGCGCGCGGCTCGGCGCCGATCGACAGCGCGAGGCGTGGAGCCTCTACACGCATCCTTCGGCGGAGAACGCGATCGACTGCATCGCGCTCGAGCTCGAGCTGATCGAGAAGTTCGTCGACGAGGGGATCAGCGCGCCCGAGCTCAGCAATGCGCGCGACTACCTCGTGAAGTCGCACGCGTTCGATCGCGACACGGCGGCGAAGCGGCTCGAGCCGCGCCTCGACGCCGAGGTGCAGTCGATGCCCGCCGAGTTCTACACGCACTTCGTGACGAGCGTCGGCGCCGTGACCCTGCCGCGCGCCAACGAGGCAGTGCGTGCGCGACTCTCGCACGAGGATCTGTCGATCGTCCTCGTCGCGACCGCGGCGCCGCTTCTCGATCGCCTGCAGCGACTGCCGGGTGTGCGAGAAGTCTCGGTCCTTCCGTTCGACTCGCTCTGA
- the pdhA gene encoding pyruvate dehydrogenase (acetyl-transferring) E1 component subunit alpha produces the protein MGSLATQPAEAPAPRDELARMFHSMQLIRRLEEEAARAYVQGKIGGFLHLYIGQEAIAVGVEAAIRKTDWIITTYRDHGFALTRGTSARGVMAELFGKDTGCARGLGGSMHMFDGPNRFLGGHGIVGGHCSLAAGVGFRCKYLKNDEVVLCFFGEGATNIGGFHEGLSLAGLWKLPVVFVCENNMYSMGTPLERTLPAKDITDKAPGYGMARDRFEGQDVIEVRDRIAKAVARARDGEGPTLVEILTYRFRGHSMSDPGKYRTSEEVEERKRKGDPVRIARQRLLEAGASEDDVARIEAQVEEEVADAVKFADESEPAKESSMLDYVLAKTTSGDAPREGGGA, from the coding sequence ATGGGCTCTCTGGCTACGCAGCCCGCCGAGGCTCCCGCGCCGCGCGACGAGCTCGCGCGGATGTTCCACTCGATGCAGCTGATCCGGCGCCTCGAGGAGGAAGCAGCGCGGGCCTACGTGCAGGGCAAGATCGGTGGCTTCCTGCATCTCTACATCGGGCAGGAGGCGATCGCGGTCGGCGTCGAGGCGGCGATCCGCAAGACCGACTGGATCATCACGACCTACCGCGACCACGGCTTCGCGCTGACGCGCGGGACCAGCGCGCGCGGTGTGATGGCCGAGCTCTTCGGCAAGGACACCGGGTGCGCGCGCGGCCTCGGCGGCTCGATGCACATGTTCGACGGACCGAACCGCTTCCTCGGCGGCCACGGCATCGTCGGCGGTCACTGCTCGCTCGCCGCCGGCGTCGGCTTCCGGTGCAAGTACCTGAAGAACGACGAGGTCGTCCTCTGCTTCTTCGGCGAGGGCGCGACGAACATCGGCGGCTTCCACGAGGGGCTCTCGCTCGCGGGGCTCTGGAAGCTGCCCGTCGTGTTCGTCTGCGAGAACAACATGTACTCGATGGGCACGCCCCTCGAGCGCACGCTGCCCGCGAAGGACATCACCGACAAAGCGCCGGGCTACGGCATGGCGCGCGATCGCTTCGAGGGGCAGGACGTGATCGAGGTGCGCGATCGCATCGCGAAGGCGGTCGCGCGCGCCCGTGACGGCGAGGGCCCGACGCTCGTCGAGATCCTCACCTATCGCTTCCGCGGTCACTCGATGTCGGATCCCGGCAAGTACCGCACGAGCGAAGAGGTCGAGGAGCGCAAGCGCAAGGGCGACCCCGTGCGCATCGCGCGGCAGCGCCTGCTCGAGGCGGGCGCGAGCGAGGACGACGTCGCGCGCATCGAGGCGCAGGTCGAGGAAGAGGTCGCCGACGCGGTGAAGTTCGCGGACGAGAGCGAGCCCGCGAAGGAGTCGTCGATGCTCGACTACGTCTTGGCCAAGACGACGAGCGGCGACGCGCCGCGCGAGGGAGGAGGCGCGTGA
- a CDS encoding pyruvate dehydrogenase complex E1 component subunit beta, with amino-acid sequence MREITYRDALKEAMAEEMERDPRVFIMGEEVGHYQGAYKVTRGLLDQFGAERVIDTPIAEAGFAGVGVGAAMTGLRPVIEFMTWNFSFVAFDQIVNNAAKMYQMSAGQYPVPIVFRGPNASARQVGAQHSHAVEPFYCNVPGLAVVYPSTPRDAKGLLKTSIRDDNPVVFLEGETLYNVKGDVPDAGEDEIIPLGQARVVREGRHVTVVTWGRPFYTVLEVANRLSGEGIELEVIDPRTLRPLDTDTIVQSVKKTNRCVVVHEHWPYGGPGAEIVDRVTRDAFDYLDAPILRATNLDVPMPYALHLENKVIVGPDRIEKAIRQVLYKD; translated from the coding sequence ATGCGCGAGATCACCTATCGCGACGCGCTCAAGGAAGCGATGGCCGAGGAGATGGAGCGCGATCCTCGCGTCTTCATCATGGGCGAAGAGGTCGGTCACTATCAGGGCGCGTACAAGGTCACGCGCGGCCTGCTCGATCAGTTCGGCGCGGAGCGCGTGATCGACACGCCGATCGCCGAGGCGGGGTTCGCGGGCGTCGGTGTCGGCGCGGCGATGACGGGGCTGCGCCCGGTCATCGAGTTCATGACGTGGAACTTCTCGTTCGTCGCGTTCGACCAGATCGTCAACAACGCGGCGAAGATGTACCAGATGAGCGCGGGCCAGTACCCGGTGCCCATCGTGTTCCGCGGGCCCAACGCGTCGGCGCGTCAGGTGGGCGCGCAGCACTCGCACGCGGTCGAGCCGTTCTACTGCAACGTGCCGGGGCTCGCGGTCGTGTACCCGTCGACGCCGCGGGACGCGAAGGGGCTGCTCAAGACGAGCATCCGCGACGACAACCCGGTCGTGTTCCTCGAGGGCGAGACGCTCTACAACGTGAAGGGCGACGTGCCCGACGCGGGCGAGGACGAGATCATCCCGCTCGGCCAGGCGCGCGTGGTGCGCGAGGGCCGGCACGTGACGGTCGTGACGTGGGGGCGCCCGTTCTACACGGTGCTCGAGGTCGCGAATCGGCTCTCGGGCGAGGGCATCGAGCTCGAGGTGATCGACCCGCGCACGCTGCGCCCGCTCGACACCGACACGATCGTGCAGAGCGTGAAGAAGACGAACCGCTGCGTCGTGGTGCACGAGCACTGGCCCTACGGCGGACCGGGCGCGGAGATCGTCGATCGTGTGACGCGCGACGCGTTCGACTACCTCGACGCGCCGATCCTGCGTGCGACGAACCTCGACGTGCCCATGCCTTACGCGCTGCACCTCGAGAACAAGGTGATCGTCGGACCGGATCGCATCGAGAAGGCGATCCGTCAGGTCCTCTACAAGGACTGA
- a CDS encoding pyruvate dehydrogenase complex dihydrolipoamide acetyltransferase — translation MAKIIGLPKLSPTMEEGTLARWAKKEGDAIGIDDLVAEIETDKATMEWRSFDKGVLLKVLAPEGATLKPEQPVAIFGNAGEDITALLAQVKSGAAAAAPSMPDAPKPEQPHSAPVAPGALTPSPNTPASTARPSTPPEQAPTAPPPVVQNGAQVTNGHDGRVRASPLVRALAREHDVDLRSVRGTGPGGRIIKRDVDEVLSRPKPAPAAEAKAPAAHVFVPLQTSFERHPPAEQPLTQMRKTIARRLVESKQNVPHFYLTIDVDADPINDARARMNAELEKSGEKVSVNDLLIKACAIALRRVPAVNRSFAGDKILQHQVVDISVAVAVPDGLLTPVVRDADRKGIVEIGREVRELAKKARDKKLKPEEMQGGTFSISNLGMFGIEDFSAVINPPEGAILAVGVVREEPVVKNGAVVPGRRMRMTMSCDHRVVDGAVGAEWLAALKKILEAPITMLM, via the coding sequence ATGGCGAAGATCATCGGGCTCCCGAAGCTCTCTCCGACGATGGAGGAGGGCACGCTCGCGCGCTGGGCCAAGAAGGAAGGCGACGCGATCGGCATCGACGATCTCGTGGCGGAGATCGAGACCGACAAGGCCACGATGGAGTGGCGCTCGTTCGACAAGGGTGTGCTGCTGAAGGTGCTCGCGCCCGAGGGCGCGACGCTCAAGCCGGAGCAGCCGGTCGCGATCTTCGGCAACGCGGGCGAGGACATCACCGCGCTGCTCGCGCAGGTGAAGAGCGGTGCGGCCGCGGCAGCGCCCTCGATGCCCGATGCGCCGAAGCCCGAGCAGCCGCACAGCGCGCCGGTCGCGCCGGGCGCGCTCACGCCGTCGCCGAACACGCCCGCGAGCACGGCGCGTCCTTCGACGCCGCCCGAGCAGGCGCCGACCGCGCCGCCGCCGGTCGTGCAGAACGGCGCGCAGGTCACGAACGGGCACGACGGACGCGTGCGCGCGTCGCCGCTCGTCCGTGCGCTCGCGCGCGAGCACGACGTGGATCTGCGCAGCGTGCGCGGCACCGGACCGGGCGGGCGCATCATCAAGCGCGACGTCGACGAGGTGCTCTCGCGCCCGAAGCCGGCGCCGGCCGCGGAGGCGAAGGCTCCGGCTGCGCACGTGTTCGTGCCGCTGCAGACGAGCTTCGAGCGTCATCCGCCCGCGGAGCAGCCGCTGACGCAGATGCGCAAGACGATCGCGCGCCGGCTCGTCGAGTCGAAGCAGAACGTCCCCCACTTCTATCTGACGATCGACGTCGACGCGGATCCGATCAACGACGCGCGTGCGCGGATGAACGCCGAGCTCGAGAAGAGTGGCGAGAAGGTCTCGGTCAACGATCTGCTGATCAAGGCGTGCGCGATCGCGCTGCGTCGCGTGCCGGCGGTGAATCGATCGTTCGCGGGCGACAAGATCCTGCAGCACCAGGTCGTCGACATCTCGGTCGCGGTCGCGGTGCCCGACGGGCTGCTCACGCCGGTGGTGCGCGACGCGGACCGGAAGGGCATCGTCGAGATCGGGCGCGAGGTGCGCGAGCTCGCGAAGAAGGCGCGCGACAAGAAGCTGAAGCCCGAGGAGATGCAGGGCGGGACGTTCTCGATCTCGAACCTCGGCATGTTCGGCATCGAGGACTTCTCTGCGGTGATCAATCCGCCCGAGGGCGCGATCCTCGCGGTCGGTGTGGTGCGCGAGGAGCCGGTCGTGAAGAACGGCGCGGTCGTGCCGGGTCGGCGGATGCGCATGACGATGTCGTGCGATCACCGCGTGGTGGACGGCGCGGTCGGCGCGGAGTGGCTCGCGGCGCTGAAGAAGATCCTCGAGGCGCCGATCACGATGCTCATGTGA
- a CDS encoding PEGA domain-containing protein, producing the protein MARACAWVVAGLIAIGAVPARADAPHVVWIASAPEGEVAGRARRWQRRVARALERAGAEVTIEAEQWALDEAGSDEARVARLADVERLVREAHDARAELDSHGALARLADAERIARSVLDVPGASAWYAEVQIALAVTAAELGQTGLAEAALARASTIDPSRVLGAAEAPPSLVARAASIARAIATGPRGRFELRTDVPGAIVSLDGRVIGEAPARIEASVGAHVLRVDAPGHRAWARLVDVLQGARAPIAVTLAPEPSLVAARSLRDASDAGALEHVAAILAELSREGHAPRALWLVEASAGATDRAIVVACRAAGCGAPVRIDVARVESVLPRDPDLEAEPLAPAALADARAWLDEPIPVTPPPPPDAWWEEPWPWVIAGVVIAGAVGIAIGATWPEPQQRDVLVIDGREPWGVSR; encoded by the coding sequence GTGGCTCGTGCGTGCGCGTGGGTGGTGGCCGGGCTGATCGCGATCGGCGCGGTGCCGGCGCGCGCCGATGCGCCGCACGTCGTCTGGATCGCGTCGGCGCCCGAGGGCGAGGTCGCGGGGCGCGCGCGCCGGTGGCAACGCCGGGTCGCGCGCGCGCTCGAGCGTGCAGGCGCCGAGGTGACGATCGAGGCCGAGCAGTGGGCGCTCGACGAGGCGGGCAGCGACGAGGCGCGCGTCGCGCGGCTCGCCGACGTGGAGCGACTCGTGCGCGAGGCTCACGACGCGCGCGCCGAGCTCGACTCGCACGGCGCGCTCGCGCGGCTGGCGGACGCGGAGCGCATCGCGCGATCGGTGCTCGACGTGCCCGGCGCGAGCGCGTGGTACGCAGAGGTGCAGATCGCGCTCGCGGTCACCGCTGCGGAGCTGGGACAGACCGGGCTCGCCGAGGCGGCGCTCGCGCGCGCGAGCACGATCGATCCGAGCCGCGTGCTCGGCGCCGCGGAAGCGCCGCCGTCGCTCGTCGCGCGGGCGGCATCGATCGCGCGCGCGATCGCGACCGGGCCACGCGGGCGCTTCGAGCTACGCACCGACGTGCCCGGCGCGATCGTGTCGCTCGACGGGCGCGTGATCGGCGAGGCACCGGCGCGCATCGAGGCGAGCGTCGGGGCGCACGTGCTCCGCGTCGATGCGCCCGGGCATCGCGCGTGGGCGCGACTCGTCGACGTGCTCCAGGGCGCGCGCGCGCCGATCGCGGTGACGCTCGCGCCCGAGCCCTCGCTCGTCGCCGCGCGGTCGCTGCGCGATGCGAGCGATGCGGGCGCGCTCGAGCACGTCGCCGCGATCCTCGCGGAGCTGTCACGCGAGGGGCATGCGCCGCGTGCGCTCTGGCTCGTCGAGGCGAGCGCCGGCGCGACCGATCGCGCGATCGTCGTCGCCTGTCGCGCGGCGGGATGCGGCGCGCCCGTGCGCATCGACGTCGCGCGCGTCGAGTCGGTGCTGCCGCGCGATCCGGATCTCGAGGCCGAGCCGCTGGCGCCGGCGGCGCTCGCCGATGCACGCGCGTGGCTCGACGAGCCGATCCCCGTCACTCCGCCGCCGCCGCCGGACGCGTGGTGGGAGGAGCCGTGGCCGTGGGTGATCGCGGGCGTGGTGATCGCGGGTGCCGTCGGCATCGCGATCGGTGCGACCTGGCCCGAGCCGCAGCAGCGCGACGTGCTCGTGATCGACGGACGCGAGCCGTGGGGAGTCAGCCGCTGA
- a CDS encoding AgmX/PglI C-terminal domain-containing protein has product MALLAIAGLAYCLTREEAPPPAPVADTTPDAGPGRSTALVEDEFEIPELEPDAGPPPDAGQVATTPRRPQPTRSWDECTGEIATAAASQVIREHNAQIRNCYERQLKQNPMLEGNMTLAVRIAPNGSVDGTQVTGSLRDRDVFACVRSVASHMRFPPPGGRDCAVVQVPFQFTPRQ; this is encoded by the coding sequence GTGGCGTTGCTCGCCATCGCGGGCCTCGCTTATTGCCTGACGCGCGAGGAGGCTCCACCGCCCGCGCCGGTCGCCGACACCACGCCCGATGCGGGCCCAGGTCGGTCGACCGCGCTCGTCGAGGACGAGTTCGAGATCCCGGAGCTCGAGCCGGACGCGGGCCCGCCGCCGGACGCGGGTCAGGTCGCGACGACGCCGCGGCGTCCGCAGCCGACGCGCAGCTGGGACGAGTGCACCGGTGAGATCGCCACCGCGGCCGCCTCGCAGGTCATCCGCGAGCACAACGCGCAGATCCGCAACTGCTACGAGCGCCAGCTCAAGCAGAACCCGATGCTCGAGGGCAACATGACGCTCGCGGTGCGCATCGCGCCGAACGGAAGCGTGGACGGCACGCAGGTGACGGGCTCGCTGCGCGATCGCGACGTGTTCGCGTGCGTGCGCAGCGTCGCGTCGCACATGCGGTTCCCGCCGCCCGGCGGGCGAGACTGCGCGGTCGTGCAGGTGCCCTTCCAGTTCACGCCGCGGCAGTGA
- a CDS encoding DUF4013 domain-containing protein, producing MDYLRGLRRLREDPDWLSKIGVGSLLLLSASIIPFLGQIVLAGWGAVMVRRSVSGTETPMPRLDLDFDYLGKLLSTGFKAFLAMMIWGLPAGILIGTGVICLYVGAVASFISSASAGGDGGMGGLGALCMFGVGFPLLIAVSIVLQLPAQMAGIRAELADDLNAALQFREVLDMTKLVLRELVIGSLVLAFVQWLMMVGSMLLCGLPLIPCMVAMVVARAHFAAQLYQKYVERGGAPLQVAHPPSDGPVAPAPSTF from the coding sequence ATGGACTACCTCCGCGGCCTGCGCCGACTCCGTGAAGATCCCGATTGGCTCTCGAAGATCGGCGTCGGATCGCTGCTGCTGTTGAGCGCGTCGATCATCCCGTTCCTCGGGCAGATCGTGCTCGCGGGGTGGGGCGCGGTGATGGTGCGCCGCTCGGTGTCGGGCACCGAGACGCCGATGCCGCGCCTCGATCTCGACTTCGACTACCTCGGCAAGCTGCTCTCGACCGGGTTCAAGGCGTTCCTCGCGATGATGATCTGGGGCCTGCCCGCGGGGATCCTGATCGGCACCGGCGTGATCTGCCTGTACGTGGGCGCGGTCGCGAGCTTCATCAGCAGCGCGTCGGCGGGCGGCGACGGCGGCATGGGCGGGCTCGGCGCGCTCTGCATGTTCGGCGTGGGATTCCCGCTGCTGATCGCGGTGTCGATCGTCCTGCAGCTCCCGGCGCAGATGGCCGGCATCCGCGCGGAGCTCGCCGACGATCTGAACGCGGCGCTCCAGTTCCGCGAGGTGCTCGACATGACGAAGCTCGTGCTGCGCGAGCTCGTGATCGGCTCGCTCGTGCTCGCGTTCGTGCAGTGGCTGATGATGGTCGGCTCGATGCTGCTCTGCGGGCTGCCGCTCATCCCGTGCATGGTCGCGATGGTCGTCGCGCGCGCGCACTTCGCGGCGCAGCTCTACCAGAAGTACGTCGAGCGCGGCGGCGCGCCGCTCCAGGTCGCGCATCCGCCGTCGGACGGTCCGGTCGCGCCCGCACCGTCGACGTTCTGA
- a CDS encoding serine/threonine protein kinase: MIASEPAAGPEPFGKYLLDREIARGGMARVHLARLRGLGGFEKRLVVKQILPHLALDPRFVSMFVEEAKTLVQMSHPHVVPVYELGVVDGVYFLAMEYVEGATLADVLEEGPLDPAQVAHVGAQTADALSYAHERFSVVHRDVTPRNVMVDAAGHCRLLDFGIAAPAEDDAEGALFGTPGYLAPEQARGETIGPATDLFALGAVLHHALLGEPPVDPHDVDALRARRDPIASVATRGVDPELAAIVDRALALDPKERPPSAAALARALRGWLAARSPEGVAHELGARAERARTRRERRRASERPPAPTTGTSTARREPTGKVRTLAQSRALEEIIAGTAPLPRASVPSGLEPATKPLDRPRPSAAPAPEPVERTERTRLPVAPRARSWVGPVVVGGLAVAGALVLALAAGAPREIDDAPIPDRPVVAAPEPPRVAPPPPPEPDPIATPVTTPAPPETEPATSSTPATEDPARARAASIAVSSRDWAEISVDGRRLGTTPIRRAALAPGAHTIVAENAPLGLRASASFRAEPGTRLRAVVDFRATPPRISVDAQ; this comes from the coding sequence GTGATCGCGTCCGAACCGGCGGCGGGCCCCGAGCCCTTCGGCAAGTACCTGCTCGATCGCGAGATCGCCCGCGGCGGGATGGCGCGCGTGCATCTCGCGCGACTGCGCGGGCTCGGCGGGTTCGAGAAGCGCCTCGTGGTAAAGCAGATCCTGCCGCACCTCGCGCTCGATCCGCGCTTCGTCTCGATGTTCGTGGAAGAGGCGAAGACGCTCGTGCAGATGAGCCACCCGCACGTCGTGCCGGTGTACGAGCTGGGCGTCGTCGACGGCGTGTACTTCCTCGCGATGGAGTACGTCGAGGGCGCGACGCTCGCGGACGTGCTCGAGGAGGGCCCGCTCGATCCGGCGCAGGTCGCGCACGTCGGCGCGCAGACCGCGGATGCGCTCTCGTACGCGCACGAGCGCTTCTCGGTCGTGCATCGCGACGTGACGCCGCGGAACGTGATGGTCGACGCAGCGGGGCACTGCCGCTTGCTCGACTTCGGCATCGCGGCCCCCGCGGAGGACGACGCCGAGGGCGCGCTCTTCGGCACGCCGGGCTATCTCGCGCCGGAGCAGGCGCGCGGCGAGACCATCGGGCCCGCGACCGATCTCTTCGCGCTCGGGGCGGTGCTGCACCACGCGCTACTCGGCGAGCCGCCGGTCGATCCCCACGACGTCGATGCGCTGCGCGCGCGGCGCGATCCGATCGCGAGCGTCGCAACGCGCGGCGTGGATCCCGAGCTCGCCGCGATCGTCGATCGCGCGCTCGCGCTCGATCCGAAGGAGCGCCCGCCGTCGGCCGCCGCGCTCGCGCGCGCGCTGCGCGGATGGCTCGCCGCGAGGAGCCCCGAGGGGGTCGCGCACGAGCTCGGTGCGCGCGCCGAGCGCGCTCGCACGCGCCGCGAGCGACGGCGTGCCTCGGAGCGTCCGCCCGCGCCGACCACCGGCACCAGCACCGCGCGGCGCGAGCCGACCGGCAAGGTGCGCACGCTCGCGCAGAGCCGCGCGCTCGAGGAGATCATCGCGGGCACCGCGCCGCTGCCGCGCGCCAGCGTTCCCTCGGGCCTCGAGCCCGCGACGAAGCCCCTCGATCGCCCGCGACCGAGCGCCGCGCCGGCGCCGGAGCCCGTCGAGCGCACCGAGCGCACCCGCCTCCCCGTCGCGCCGCGCGCGCGGAGCTGGGTCGGCCCGGTCGTCGTCGGAGGTCTCGCGGTCGCGGGGGCGCTGGTCCTCGCGCTCGCGGCGGGCGCGCCGCGCGAGATCGACGATGCGCCCATCCCCGATCGCCCGGTCGTCGCAGCCCCCGAGCCGCCGCGCGTCGCGCCTCCTCCGCCGCCCGAGCCCGACCCGATCGCGACGCCGGTCACCACGCCCGCCCCGCCCGAGACCGAGCCCGCGACCTCGAGCACCCCGGCGACCGAGGACCCCGCGCGCGCCCGCGCTGCGTCGATCGCCGTCTCGTCGCGCGACTGGGCGGAGATCAGCGTCGACGGCCGACGCCTCGGCACGACCCCGATCCGTCGCGCCGCGCTCGCGCCGGGCGCGCACACGATCGTCGCGGAGAACGCGCCGCTCGGCCTCCGCGCGAGCGCCTCGTTCCGCGCCGAGCCGGGAACGCGACTGCGCGCCGTCGTCGACTTCCGCGCGACGCCTCCGCGGATCTCCGTCGACGCGCAGTGA